The Desulfovulcanus ferrireducens genomic sequence AAAATTGTTCTTGAAAACAAAATAAACTAACCAATAAATTTTAACCATTAACTATTGACAAAAAACACAGTTGCTGAGTTAATTTGCGAGCGCATTTTCTTCAATGCTAACAAAGACTTGGACACATCTAAGGCTTGCTTACGGGCTGTGCATAATGGGGTTAGTCAATAGAATATTATTGAATGCCTTTTCTGTTGTTATGATGGGTTTCGAAAGTTCGATGGAATAACCTCCCTATGCACAGCACTTCCGCAATCTTCGCCAAGATGTGTTACCCAACCCGTTTGTAATGCATTTCAGAAAATGTACTCTTCAATTGTGTGGTAATTTGAGGATGTTAATCATGTCAGAAGTTGAGTTAAATAGTAGTAACTCGAGCCCGGATTCTTGTCACAGCAGTTATTTAAATTAGCCGTGTAATCATTTTTAAGGCCAAAAGCAGAATAACCAGAGCCAGAAATCGTTTCACAGTTGCTGGTTTTAGTTTTTTTTGCATGAATTGGGTGCCAAGGTACCCGCCAATATAGGCTGCTAAGCCGACAAGCAAAACAAGCAAGGGATTGACGTGTCCCATAGCCCAGTAAGCAATAAAGCCGGTTAAAGAGGAAAAGGGGACCACAAAGGCCGTGATTGCAGCGACTTTTTTAGGGTTGAAGCCCAGAATGATCATAAGAGGCGAGATGAGAGCTCCGCCGCCGACTCCGAGCAGGCCGGAGAGAAATCCGGCTGTCGAGCCAATGCCAATCATGGGCAAAAGAGGGCGGTCTTCCCTGAATTGATCTTTATATTTTGAGCTCTTAAAAAAGAGCATCATATTGCCGGAAAAGATGAGGAAAAGGGTAAATATTATCAACACTGTTCTGGTGGATATGAGCGTGGAGACATAGGCGCCGGCAGGCGCAAGCAGGGTAGAGGAAATAATAATAGGTATGCCCAGACGAAAATCCAGTCTCTTATGCTTGATGTTGGAGATGCTCGCACCGGTCATGCTGAGGGTATTTATAAAAAGACAGGTGGGCTTGGCTTCATTTAAAGGAAAGCCAAGCCAGTGAAGGATAGGGACCAAAACCAGGGCAGATCCTATGCCCCCCATGGCAAAAATAAAACTCAGGCCAAAGG encodes the following:
- a CDS encoding sulfite exporter TauE/SafE family protein, coding for MDVSLLLLVSSLSFGLSFIFAMGGIGSALVLVPILHWLGFPLNEAKPTCLFINTLSMTGASISNIKHKRLDFRLGIPIIISSTLLAPAGAYVSTLISTRTVLIIFTLFLIFSGNMMLFFKSSKYKDQFREDRPLLPMIGIGSTAGFLSGLLGVGGGALISPLMIILGFNPKKVAAITAFVVPFSSLTGFIAYWAMGHVNPLLVLLVGLAAYIGGYLGTQFMQKKLKPATVKRFLALVILLLALKMITRLI